One window of Microtus pennsylvanicus isolate mMicPen1 chromosome X, mMicPen1.hap1, whole genome shotgun sequence genomic DNA carries:
- the Hccs gene encoding holocytochrome c-type synthase, protein MGSSTSTPAAAVNTSDGSDLQPHLPPSGCPMHEARRRKGCPMTAVASEPTGESRAHSVPAHQDRAYEYVECPVTGAAAKNKENLDPSNLMPPPNQTPSPGQPFTLSTSREESSIPRADSEKKWVYPSEQMFWNAMLRKGWKWKDDDISQKDMYNIIRIHNQNNEQAWKEILKWEALHAHECPCGPSLVRFGGKAREYSPRARIRSWMGYELPFDRHDWIINRCGTEVRYVIDYYDGGEVNKDYQFTILDVRPAFDSFSAVWDRMKVAWWRWTS, encoded by the exons ATGGGTTCCTCCACATCTACTCCTGCTGCTGCAGTGAACACCTCAGACGGTTCAGATCTTCAGCCCCATTTACCGCCTTCAGGATGCCCGATGCATGAAGCCCGGAGGAGGAAAG GCTGTCCCATGACTGCAGTAGCATCTGAACCAACCGGTGAGAGCAGAGCACACTCTGTGCCTGCCCACCAAGATCGGGCCTATGAGTACGTGGAGTGCCCTGTTACTGGTGCTGCAGCTAAGAATAAGGAGAACCTAGATCCTTCAAACCTG ATGCCACCGCCTAATCAGACCCCATCCCCAGGGCAGCCATTTACTTTGTCTACCTCAAGAGAGGAGTCATCTATTCCAAGAGCAGACTCCGAGAAAAAGTGGGTTTACCCTTCTGAACAGATGTTTTGGAATGCCATGCTACGGAAAGG GTGGAAGTGGAAGGATGATGATATTAGTCAGAAAGATATGTATAATATCATTAGAATTCACAATCAGAATAATGAGCAGGCTTGGAAGGAGATTTTGAAGTGGGAAGCTCTTCATGCTCA TGAGTGTCCTTGTGGCCCATCATTGGTCCGATTTGGAGGCAAAGCCAGAGAATATTCACCAAGGGCAAGAATTCGTTCCTGGATGGG GTATGAGTTGCCTTTCGACAGGCATGACTGGATCATCAACCGTTGTGGCACAGAAGTTAGGTATGTCATTGATTACTATGATGGTGGTGAGGTTAACAAGGACTACCAGTTCACCATCCTGGATGTGCGTCCTGCCTTTGATTCATTCTCAGCAGTATGGGACAGAATGAAGGTTGCTTGGTGGCGCTGGACTTCGTAA